Part of the Ruania alba genome is shown below.
GAAAGGCGTACACCTCGGCGTCGTCCACGCCCGGGAAGCGCCCGGCGGGCAGTGGCGCGAGTACCTGTGCGTGCGCCGCAGCGCTGGGCCAGGAGGCATCCCGCCACCGGGCGATGAGCGCCTCCTCCGGTCGCCGGCAGCAGGATTCGTCGGGGCAGGTGGAGGCCTCCCGACGGCGGGTCTCCCGGCCGCGGAACCATTTCGCCTCCTCGAACGGCACTCCCACCGTGATGGAGAACTCGCCCGACTCGGTGCTGCCGGTCTGGGTGGAGCACCAGAAGGTGCCGTGGGGAGTGTCGGTGTACTGGTGGAACTCGGTGGTGCGCGTGCGGCGAGCGAAGGCCGCGCGCGCCGCCCAGTGCCGGCACACGTACTGCCCCTCCACGGCACCGGTCACATCACTGGGCAAGCCCACGCCGTCGTTCGCGTACCCCTTCTCCAGGGTGCCGTCCTCAGCCACCCGCAGGAAATGCACCGGGATCCCCAGGTGCGCGGTGGCGAGGTTGGTGAACCGCTGCGCCGCGGCGTCGTGCGTCACGCCGAAGGCGTCCCGGAAGTCCTCGATCGCGATCTCCTTGGCGCGCTTGCGTGGCTCCAGGTGCTCCAGTGCTGCGCTGCGGGGGATCAGGCAGGTCGCGGCGAAGTAGTTGATCTCCAGCCGTTGGCGCAGGAAATCGGCATAGCTGGTGGGGCGCGTGTGCCCGAGCACGCGGTGCGCCATCGCCTGCAGGGCGAGGGAGCGCAGCCCGTGGCCGCCCGGGATGGATGCTGGTGGCAGGTAGATCCGCCCGTTCTCCAGGTCGGTCACGGTCCGGGTGGAGTGGGGCAGGTCGGGCACGTGGATGATCTCGAACCCCATGCTTCCGGCGAGGTTGCTCACCGTGGAGTGAGTGAGCGCACCGGAGGTGTAGCCGGCCTTGCGGACCGCCTCCTCGCCGAGCTCCTCGATCTCCGGCAGGTAGTTGTCGTGCCCACGCATCCAGTCCCGCAGCTCGGTGTTCGCCCGCCGTGCCTCCTCCGGGGTGGCCACGGCTCGAGCAGCTCGCTGCTCGAGCTCGGTGTGCAGGCCGACGAGCTGTTCCAGCACCGGCAGTGGCAGGGTGCGGCTCGGACGCACGGTCGACAGGCCGAGCTGGGCGAACAAGGGGCCGCGCTGCGCGCGTTCCAGGGCGATCTCCAGCTCGGCGCGCCGGTCCGGTGGTGGTCCCGCATCGAGCAGGTCAGCGGTGGGCACGTCGAGGGCGGCCGCGATCGCGGAGAGCAGGGTGAGGCGGGGCTCTCGCCGGCCGTTCTCGATGTGGGAGAGCTGACTGGCGGTGGATCCGACCTGGTCGGCGAGCTGGGCGAGAGTGAGTCGCTGCCGGGTGCGGGCGTGTCGGATCCGCTTGCCCAACGTCAACGCGTCCAGCGTCTCGGTGCCGTAGGTCTGGTTGGACGATGCACTATCTGCCATGTCATGACGATATGGCAAGAATCGCGAAACTTGCACGCGCAGGATGCGCATTGCGGCGTGTCGGAGGCGACATCGTGATCATATCGCCACTTCGGAGAGGATTCTGATGACCGCCACGCTGGACACTCGCACTGCCATCGACGCCCCCGCCGTCGAGAACCGGATCCCCACCCCGCACCGAGAGCCGGGGGAGAACCTCCCGCACGGGATCGCGGCGGCTCGCACCTTCGTGGCCGACGTCGCCGCACTCACCCAACCGGACGCCGTCGTGTGGTGCGACGGCTCCCAGGAGGAGAACGCCCACCTCCTGGCAGAACTGTGCGCTCGCGGCACCCTGATCCGGCTGAACCCCGAACGGCGCCCGAACAGCTACCTGGCCCGCTCGGACCCGCGCGACGTCGCCCGGGTGGAGTCGGCCACCTACATCTGCTCAGCGCGCGAAGAGGACGCCGGCCCCACCAACAACTGGCAGCACCCGGCCCAGATGCGCACCACGCTGCGCGGCCTGTTCACCGGCTGCATGCGTGGCCGCACCCTCTACGTGGTGCCGTTCTCGATGGGCCCGGTGGGCGGCTCGCTCTCCCAGGTGGGCATCGAGCTCACCGACTCGCCGTACGTCGTGGCCAACATGCGGTTGATGACCCGGATGGGGGAGGCGGCCCTGCGCGAGATCGAGACGGGTGCCGGGTGGGTGCCCGCCGTGCACTCGGTCGGGATGCCGCTGCGCACCCCCGCCGGCGACGAACTGAACGACGTGGCCTGGCCGTGCAACGAGACGAAGTACATCACCCACTTCCCGAGGACCGGGAGATCTGGTCGTTCGGCTCCGGGTACGGCGGGAACGCGCTGCTCGGGAAGAAGTGCTACGCCCTACGCATCGCCTCAGCAATCGCCCGTGACGAGGGCTGGCTCGCCGAGCACATGCTGCTGATCCGGCTCACCCACGCCGACGGGCGCCGCTACCACGTGGCCGCCGCCTTCCCCTCGGCGTGCGGCAAGACCAACCTGGCGATGCTGCGCTCGGTGCTGCCCGAGTGGGAGGTGACCACGCTCGGGGACGACATCGTCTGGATGCGTCCGGGCGCGGACGGCCGGCTCTGGGCCATCAACCCGGAGGCGGGCTTCTTCGGAGTGGCCCCGGGCACGGGGGAGAGCACCAACCCGACGGCGGTCCGCACCCTGACCAGGGACGTGCTGTTCACCAACGTGGCCCTCACCGACGACGGTGACGTGTGGTGGGAGGGCCTCACCGACACCCCGCCGGAGCACCTGGTCGACTGGCGTGGCGAGGACTGGACGCCGCAGCAGGCTGCTGAGACAGGCCGCACCGCGGCACACCCGAACGCCCGGTTCACGGTTTCCGCCGCCCAGTGCCCGATGATCGACGAGGACTGGGAGGCGCCCGACGGCGTCCCGGTGGACCTGATCCTCTTCGGTGGCCGGCGCGCCACGAACGTGCCGCTGGTGGCAGCCGCGCAGACCTGGCAGCAGGGCGTGTTCTACGGCGCCACGATCTCCTCCGAGCGCACTGCGGCGGCCGAGGGCACGGTGGGGGAGCTGCGGCGGGATCCGTTCGCGATGCTGCCGTTCTGCGGCTACCACATGGCCGACTACTGGGCGCACTGGCTGCGGGTGGGGGCCGGTCTGACCGGGCCGCCCGCCGTGGCGCAGGTGAACTGGTTCCGCAAGGATGCCGGCGGCACCTTCCTGTGGCCTGGGTTCGCGGACAACATCCGCGTGCTCGACTGGTTGGTGCGCCACCTGGAGGGTGCGGCACCAGGGCGAGCGACCGCCGTCGGGACGGTGCCCGAGGCGAGCGAGCTGAACCTGGACGGGCTCGACCTGCCGGCCGAAGACCTGGAGCAGGTGCTCACCGTGGACCCAGACGGGTGGGTGTACGAGACCAGGCAGACGGGCGAGTTCTTCGCCGGCTTCGGGCCGCGGCTGCCGCAGGCGCTCGCCGAGGAACTGACGGCGTTGCGGGGCCGCCTCGGGTAGGTGGGGTGGCGCCTATCCCAGCTCGAGATAGTGCTCGGTCAGGTCTGGCCAGTAGTCGGACCAGTCGGGCATCGGGGCGCCGGTGTGTGCGGCCACGAGGCGGTCGAGGTAGTAGTCCCAGCCGGGGCCGATGGAGCGGATCTCGTCGCCCTGACGCAGCAGATGGGCGAACACGAGCTGGGTGGTGCCGTCCACCTCATGCAGGTCCACCCGAAGGTGCCAGGTGCCCGCCTCGCTGGCGAACGCGGCCTGCAGGCGGTGCGGCGGCTGGCAGTCGATGATCGTGACCTGCTCGGGCTCGGCGCTCTCCTCGGCGTTCATGGTGAAGGTGACCGTGCGCCCCTCGAAGGCATCGCCCTGCTCGGCCGTCTTCGGCGGGCTCTGTCCCTCGTCCCATGCCCAGGTGCCGATCCAGGCAGCGGTGCCTTCCGGCGTGGTGAACGAGGCCCACACCTCGGCGACGGGAGCGGTCAAGGTTCGTTCGAAGACGAGCTCCAGGCCGGAGGGGTCCTCACGCAGATATCCGGTCGCTTCCATGTCCCTATCCTCGCCGACGCCGGCAACTCCTGCGCGCGTTCGCGCTCGATACGCTGCGCGGCGCGAGATGGGGAGTTCTCTCCTGCCGCGGACAGGAATGGTGCGCGGACGCCGCACTAGGGTGGCCGAGACCGTTTCGAGGAAGGTGGAGCACCCGATGAGCCAGTACCAGCCGCCGCAAGGCCAGCCACCGGTGCCCGGTGCGGCGCCACCGGGTGATGCCTACGGTCAGCCCGCCCAGCAGGGCGGTTACGGTCACCCGGCCCAGCCGGGTGGGGCCTACGGGCAGCAGCCGCCGCCCGGGGACTACGCACAGCAGCCGAGCGCCTACGGCCAGCCGGGGACCCACGCGGCAGGTGCACCAGCTCAGCCCGGCGCCCCGATGTCCTACCCGGCCGGTCCGCAGGGACCGGGACTGTTCGACACTACCTTCACCACCTCCACGATCGCCAAGACCGCAAAGCCGGCCTTCGTCGCAGTGATCGTGCTCTCCGGTGCGCTCGCCCTCGCGGGGCTGTTCTCAGCGATCGCTCAGTTCGCGCAACTGCGTTTCGGCGGTGCTGTCAGCGCACTCGGTGGACTCATCGACCTAGTGCTCTACGGCGGGCTCGCCTTCGCTGTGCTGGTGCTCGGCCGCCTCCTCGTGGACCACGTGGTGCAGTCGGCCAAGGAGCGTGAGGCGGTGGCCGCTGCTCGCGCCGCGGCCGAGCAGGAAAGCTAACCACCACTCCCGCGAACGCAACGTTGTGCGGCTTCCAGCCTCGAGAAGCCGCACAACGTCGCGTTCGGCCGGGCAGGTGCGGGCTAGTGTCGCCCCAAGATCGCCGAGGCCAGCGCCTCGACCGGCTCGCGGGCCGCACGTGGGTTGTCCACCAGGGTCAGGTCGATGTCACCGAGCTCGGGCAGCCCGCTGGAGGCCGGCATGATCACCAGGTCCGAGGGCACCAGACTCTGCGCGAGTACCGTCACGCCCAGTCCTGCCCGTACCGCTGCCAGGACGCCGTGGATCTCCCGGGTGGTGCAGGTGACCCGCCAGGTGCGGCCGGCCCGTTCCAGCACCCCGGTCGCGGTATTCCGGGAGGGGCTCGGGTTCGGGTAGGTGATCATCGGGACGATGTCGTCCGCAGTCAGTGCCGTGCTCTCCAGGCCGACCCAGGCCAGTCGGTCCCGTCGCACCAGCCGGCCGGTGGTCTCGTCCGGGAGCTGTTTGATGAAGACCAGGTCCAGGTGCCCGGCCAGCAGGCGACGGTGCAGCACCAGGGACTGGGCCACCGTCAGCTCCATCGTGATCTTCGGGTGCAGCTGCCGGAACTCGCGCAGGATCCGGGGAAGCTGCGTGAGGGCGAGATCATCTGCGGCACCGAACCGGAGCCGGCCACTCATCGCCGACCCGGTGAAGTATGCGGTGGCCTGGTCGTGCGCAGCCAGGATCGTCCGGGCGAAACCGGCCATCGCGTGACCATTGTCCGTGAGTGAGACCTCGTGGGTGTCCCGCAGCACGAGCCGACGGTTGGCGGCCTTCTCGAGCCGGGCGACGTGCTGACTGACCGTGGGTTGGCTGATCCCGAGCCGTTCAGCCGTCCGGGTGAAGCTGAGCGTCTCGCTCAGGGTGAGGAACGTGCGTAGTTGTGCGGGTTCGAACAATGGGAGTATCCAGACCTTGTATCGATTCGGCCACGATACGCCCGGCTATTGTGGTGCGCAATGGCTCTTATAGCAGGCATGCGTTGGATTAATGACGGTGTTCCTCCGTACGGTGGATGAGGTAGCCCCGATCGGGCACCACATCCCCTTCATCTACTTCGTTCTCGAGGGAACTTTCCGTGCGCTCGGCGACACCAGCCCCGACAGCCACCCCACCCGCCCACTCACCGAGCACCGCACCGGTGCCGCCCGTCGTCCCACCGGTCGAATCGCGCGGCTCACAACGGCGGACGAAGCCCCGTCGCAGGGAGTCGAGCGTGCTCGCGGCCCTGCGAGTACGCAATTATCGCTTCTACGTCGGCTCCATGATCCTGACCAGCACCTGCGGGTGGGCAGCACGGGTGGTGCAGGACTGGCTGGTGCTCGAGCTCAGCGGGTCGGCGGCCCTCGTCGGCCTGACCGTGGCCCTGCAGTTCGCCCCGATGCTGCTGTTCGGGCTCTTCGGAGGGGTGCTGGCCGACCGGTACGACCGACGCAAGATCCTCAGCGTCACCCAATCGCTGTTCGGGTTCTTCACCCTGGTGCTCGGGGTGCTGACCCTGGTTGGTGTGGTCGAGGTCTGGCACGTGCTGCTGGCCGCGTTCGCCGGTGGCATGACGATCGTGGTGGACAATCCAGCACGGCAGGCGTTCCTTCCGGAGATCACCGGGCCCACGCACCTGCGCCGTGCGATCAGCCTGAACACGTCGGTGTTCCAGCTCGGCGCCCTGGTCGGGCCGATGTTCGCCGCGGGCCTGATCGCGCTCGTGGGCAACGGGTGGGCGTTCATCGCGAACTCGATCGCGTGCGGGGTGGCCGCCTGGTTCATCTTCACCATGCGGCGTTCTGAGATGCATCCCGTGCCGCGATTGACGCGTGCCAAGGGACAGCTGCGCGCCGGTCTGCACTACGTGCGGCACACACCGGAGATCCTCTGGGCGTGCGTGCTCGTCGGGTTCGTGGCTCTCACCGGCGTGAACATGGCGACGGTGCTCGCCGCCTACGCCGATGAGGTGGTGCAGATCGGTGCCAGCGGATACGGCCTGCTCACTTCCACGCTCGCACTCGGCGCCATCACCGGTGCCATGCTCGCCGGGCGCGCACGGCGGCTGCGGTTGCGCACCCTGGTGTCCGGTGCCGTGGTACTCGGCCTCCTGCAACTGGTGGCCTCCGCCGTCGGAAGCCTGTGGCTGTTCCTGGTGGTGCTCTACCTGATGGGCATGACCTGCCTGCTCTACCTCACCCGCAGCAACACCATGGTGCAGACGAGCGTGGACCCCGCGATGCGCGGCCGCGTGCTGTCCTTGTACGTGCTCATCAACATGGGTGCTCAAGCGGTGTCCGGTCTGGTGATCGGTTGGGTGATCGAGCTCGGCGGTGTGCACGCGGGCCTGGTTGCCTGCGCGGCCGGGCCGCTGCTCGGAGCCGTCGTGGTCGGGCTGATCCTCGCTCGCCGCGGCCACCTGCGTCCGGTACTACGGCGCACCCAGGTGCACGCCGGTCGGCTGCACGCCCCGGCGTTACGCCTGGACTTCGAGCCCAGCCTCACTCGGGCTGCCTGAGCAGATCGGCCACGGACTTGTCCGGGCGCCACCCGCGCCACACGGGATGGCGCAGCCGTCCGCCGTCGGACCATTCCGCGAAGG
Proteins encoded:
- a CDS encoding MFS transporter, with translation MLAALRVRNYRFYVGSMILTSTCGWAARVVQDWLVLELSGSAALVGLTVALQFAPMLLFGLFGGVLADRYDRRKILSVTQSLFGFFTLVLGVLTLVGVVEVWHVLLAAFAGGMTIVVDNPARQAFLPEITGPTHLRRAISLNTSVFQLGALVGPMFAAGLIALVGNGWAFIANSIACGVAAWFIFTMRRSEMHPVPRLTRAKGQLRAGLHYVRHTPEILWACVLVGFVALTGVNMATVLAAYADEVVQIGASGYGLLTSTLALGAITGAMLAGRARRLRLRTLVSGAVVLGLLQLVASAVGSLWLFLVVLYLMGMTCLLYLTRSNTMVQTSVDPAMRGRVLSLYVLINMGAQAVSGLVIGWVIELGGVHAGLVACAAGPLLGAVVVGLILARRGHLRPVLRRTQVHAGRLHAPALRLDFEPSLTRAA
- a CDS encoding LysR substrate-binding domain-containing protein is translated as MFEPAQLRTFLTLSETLSFTRTAERLGISQPTVSQHVARLEKAANRRLVLRDTHEVSLTDNGHAMAGFARTILAAHDQATAYFTGSAMSGRLRFGAADDLALTQLPRILREFRQLHPKITMELTVAQSLVLHRRLLAGHLDLVFIKQLPDETTGRLVRRDRLAWVGLESTALTADDIVPMITYPNPSPSRNTATGVLERAGRTWRVTCTTREIHGVLAAVRAGLGVTVLAQSLVPSDLVIMPASSGLPELGDIDLTLVDNPRAAREPVEALASAILGRH
- a CDS encoding helix-turn-helix domain-containing protein; translated protein: MADSASSNQTYGTETLDALTLGKRIRHARTRQRLTLAQLADQVGSTASQLSHIENGRREPRLTLLSAIAAALDVPTADLLDAGPPPDRRAELEIALERAQRGPLFAQLGLSTVRPSRTLPLPVLEQLVGLHTELEQRAARAVATPEEARRANTELRDWMRGHDNYLPEIEELGEEAVRKAGYTSGALTHSTVSNLAGSMGFEIIHVPDLPHSTRTVTDLENGRIYLPPASIPGGHGLRSLALQAMAHRVLGHTRPTSYADFLRQRLEINYFAATCLIPRSAALEHLEPRKRAKEIAIEDFRDAFGVTHDAAAQRFTNLATAHLGIPVHFLRVAEDGTLEKGYANDGVGLPSDVTGAVEGQYVCRHWAARAAFARRTRTTEFHQYTDTPHGTFWCSTQTGSTESGEFSITVGVPFEEAKWFRGRETRRREASTCPDESCCRRPEEALIARWRDASWPSAAAHAQVLAPLPAGRFPGVDDAEVYAFLEANAPTTPSLENDTPLQR
- a CDS encoding SRPBCC domain-containing protein, which encodes MEATGYLREDPSGLELVFERTLTAPVAEVWASFTTPEGTAAWIGTWAWDEGQSPPKTAEQGDAFEGRTVTFTMNAEESAEPEQVTIIDCQPPHRLQAAFASEAGTWHLRVDLHEVDGTTQLVFAHLLRQGDEIRSIGPGWDYYLDRLVAAHTGAPMPDWSDYWPDLTEHYLELG